The following DNA comes from Croceicoccus sp. YJ47.
CCGACGAAAAACGCCCGGAACCGAAACGGCTCCGGGCGTTTACGTGACGATGATCTCATTCCGGCTGCAAGGGATTTTATCCCGAGCCTGTCGCAAGATCTTCACCCTGGCAGATCCCCCCGAACCTGCCATTTTCCCTGAACCCGCCGAAGCGGACTGGCTCCCTCAAGCCATGGTCATCTTGTGTGGTTGCAACACATTTGAAAAGGGGGCAGGCGCATAGGCACAGGAATATGAGTCGTCACTGTGACCACTACGCAACAGTGCAACATCACCACTTATGACGCAGAATACGGAGCCATCCATGCCCTCAATCGAGACGACCACGCGATTTGAACCGCGTTTCAATGCCGATGGCCTGATCACCGCGGTGTGTGTCGATGCGGGCGATAACGCGGTGTTGATGGTTGCGCATATGAATACGGAGGCGCTGCGGCTCACGCGGGAGACGGGCTTTGCGCATTTCTGGTCGCGTTCGCGCAAATCGCTGTGGAAGAAGGGCGAGACGTCCGGCCATACGCTCCGCCTTGTCGACCTGCTCGTCGATTGCGATCAGGATTGCCTGGTGTTGCGCGTCGATGCGGCGGGGCCGGCATGCCACACCAACGCGCAAAGCTGTTTCTATCGCCGGGTTACCGACGACGGGCTGGAACCCGTCGCGGAGTGAACCGGGCCGCCGGGCTTATGCCTCGGTCGGGAGGAAGTCGGGGACGGACAGATAACGCTCGCCCGTGTCGTAATTGAAACCGAGAACGCGCGTGCCCGCATCCATTTCGGGCAGCTTTTTCGCAATGGCGGCGAGCGTGGCGCCCGAACTCAGGCCGACGAGCAACCCTTCGACGCTGGCGCACTGACGCGCCATGTCCTTTGCCGTGTCCGCGTCCACCTGGATCGCGCCGTCGATGGCGCGGGTGTGCAGATTGTTCGGAATGAAGCCGGCGCCGATCCCCTGCAACGGGTGGGGACCCGGCTGTCCGCCCGAAATCACGGGGGAAAGCGCAGGCTCGACGGCATAGGCCTTCATATTGGGCCAATGCTTCTTCAACGCTTCGGCACAGCCGGTGATATGGCCGCCCGTTCCCACGCCCGTGATCATCGCATCGATCGGCGTGTCGGCAAAATCGGTCAGGATTTCCTGCGACGTGGTGCGGACGTGCACATCGACATTGGCAGGGTTGTCGAATTGCTGCGGCATCCATGCACCTTCGGTTTGCTCCACCAGCTCGCGGGCGCGTTCGATGGCACCTTTCATGCCGCCCTCCTTCGCGGTGAGGTCGAAGCTCGCCCCATAGGCCAGCATCAGGCGGCGCCGCTCGATCGACATCGATTCCGGCATGACGAGCACCAGCTTGTAGCCCTTGACCGCCGCGACCATGGCGAGGCCGACGCCGGTATTGCCCGATGTCGGCTCGATGATGGTGCCGCCGGGCTTCAGCCGGCCGTCGGCCTCCGCCGCCTCGACCATGGCGAGCGCGATGCGATCCTTGATCGATCCGCCGGGGTTCGCGCGTTCCGATTTCACCCACACCTCGTGATCGGGGAAAAGCCGCGACAGGCGGATATGCGGGGTATTGCCGATGGTTTCGAGGACGCTGTTGGCCTTCATGGCGGCTCCTTTCAGGATGGGATGCGTTTTATTCGCGATATGCCGGAGCAAAGGTCCGCGCGTTCTTTAGTTCCGGAAAAGCCATCGCCCAGATCAGCGTGACCAGCACCGCGCCCGCCCCGCCGAAGATTACCGCCCCCGTCGCGCCGAGGAGCGCCGCGGCCACGCCGGACTGCAATTCGCCCAGCTCGTTCGAGGCCGATATGGCCAGCCCGGAAATGGACGAGACCCGCCCGCGCATGGCATCGGGGGTGTTGAGCTGCACAAGCGAACTGCGCACGAAGACCGAGATCATGTCCGCCGCCCCCAGCCCGACAAGCAGGACCAAGCTGAACGCCAGAGAGCGGCTGAACCCGAAGATCGCGGTGGCAAGGCCGTAGGCTCCCACGGCCCAGAGCATCTTGACGCCCACGTTCCGCTCCATCGGCTTGACCGAAAGCCAGAGCGCGACGACACCGGCCCCCACCGCGGGCGCCGCACGCATCCATCCCAGCCCCTCCGGCCCGACGCGCAGGATGTCGCGCGCGAACACGGGCAGAAGCGCCGTCACCCCGCCCAGCAGCACCGCGAACAGGTCGAGCGAAATCGCGCCCAGCAGAAACCGGTCGTTCCACACGAAACGCAACCCGTCGCGCACCTGCCGCCAAGGGTGGACGGTGCGGTCGACGTCCGGCTTGCGCAACGGCTTGATCATGAGCACGAGGCTCGCGCCCAGCGCAAGAAGCCCCACCGACACGATATAGGGAAGCGTCGGGAATATGGCATAGAGCAGTCCGCCCGCCGCGGGGCCGAGTACGGATGCGAATTGCCAGGCGATCGAATTCATCGCGATTGCGCGCGGGATCATGGCCGCCGGCACGATATTCGGCGCCAGCGAATTGAGCGCCGGCCCCAGGAATATGCGCGCCACCCCATGCAGCGCCGCGAGCGCGAAGAGTAGCGGCAGCGAGAGAATCTCGAACCACGTCGCCAGCCCCAGCCCCGCGGCCACCAGCATGTCGATCCCCATCGACAAGGCCGCGACCCGGCGCCGGTCGAACCGATCCGCAGCGAGGCCGGCCACTGGCGTGAGCAAGAACAGCGGCACGAACTGCACCAGGCCCAGAATGCCGAGCTGAAACGCGGCGACGGACCGGCTCATCCCGTAATCGGACCGGGCGATGTCGTACACTTGCCAGCCGAGGACGACCACCATCGACAGCGTGGCGATCACGCCGGAAAATCGGCAGATCCAGAAAAGCCGGTAATCGCGGATCTGATAAGGGTGACGCGGCGCAGGCGCCGCGCCGTCACCCAACGCTCTGTCTTGCATCAGAAGCTGGGCTTGAACTCGTCGCTCTCTTCGTCGAGCCAGTGCAGGATACCGTCCGATATGGCGAAAAACGCACCGCGCAGGCGGAGGCGCGGCTTGCCCTCGCGCAATTCTTCCTCGCGCTTCTGAACGCAGGGGAAGGTGCGCAGATTGGCGAGGCTGACGCGTACGCCAGCCAGTTCCATCTCCCGCTCCGCCGTGCGGCCCTCGGTGCCGCAACGGGCCGCAACTTCGTCGCGCGCGTCGTCGAGAAGCTGAATCCAGTCGGCGATGAAGCCGCCCTTGCCGGGTTCGGCCCCGTGCATCGACTGGCTGAGCGCGGCCTTGCATCCGCCGCACATGCCGTGGCCCATCACGACGATTTCCTCGACCTGCAACACCTGCACCGCGAATTCGAGTGCGGCCGACACGCCGTGGTGGCCGGGCGTCGTCTCGAACGGCGGGACCATGGCGGCAACATTGCGCACGACGAAGATTTCGCCGGGATCGACATCGAACACCTGCGCCGGGTCGACCCGGCTGTCGGAGCAGGCGATGATCATGACCTTGGGCGACTGGCCCTCGCTCAGCGTCCGCCAGCGCTCATGCTGCGGATGCCAGTTCTTTTCGCGAAACCGGCGATACCCTTCGTTGAGGTGGGCCAGAGCGTCGGACGGCGCATTCGATCGGGAGCTCGATTCGGTCATGCCATTAGCTTTGCCGTGTAGCATTGCGCGTGGCAAGCGGGACGACTATGTGGGCGGACATGGACGACATCGCAGCAAATTCCGACCTCTCGCCGCAGCAGCTCGAACGCCGGCGCAAGCCTGACTGGATCCGGGTGAAGGCGCCCACGAGCAAGGGCTACGCCGAAACGCGCAAGCTCATGCGCGATCTCAAGCTCAACACCGTGTGCGAGGAAGCGGCCTGTCCCAATATCGGCGAATGCTGGACGAAGAAGCACGCCACCGTGATGATCCTCGGCGACGTGTGCACGCGGGCGTGCGCGTTCTGTAACGTAAAGACCGGCATGCCGCGCATGGTCGATGCGAGCGAGCCGCAGCATACCGCCGATGCCGCCGCCGCGCTGGGCCTCGAACATATCGTCATCACCTCGGTCGACCGCGACGATCTGCCCGACGGCGGCGCGGGGCAGTTCGTGAAGGTGATCGAGGCGCTGCGCCGCACCGCGCCCGACACCACGATCGAGATTTTGACCCCCGATTTCCGCGGCAAGATGAAGGCCGCGATCGCCGCCATCGTCGAGGCCGGCCCGGACGTGTTCAACCACAATCTGGAAACCGTGCCGCGGCTCTATCCTACGATCCGGCCCGGTGCGCGCTATTACAATTCGCTCCGCCTGCTCGAGGAGGTGAAGGACCGCAACCCGTCGATCTTCACCAAGTCCGGCATCATGCTGGGGCTGGGCGAGGAACGGCTCGAGGTGCATCAGGTCATGGACGACATGCGAAGCGCCGACATCGACTTCCTCACCATGGGGCAATATCTGCAACCGACGCCGAAACATGCGAAGGTCGTCGATTTCGTCAAGCCGCAGCAGTTCGACGCACTGGGCGCGATCGCGCGGGCGAAGGGCTTCCTGCAGGTCGCGTCGAGCCCGTTGACGCGGTCGAGCTATCACGCCGGCGACGATTTTGCCGAGATGCGCGCCGCGCGCGAGGCGAAGCTCGCCAGGGCCGCGACGACGCCTGCGAAAATTCCGGGACGCAAGGCACGCTGAACGACCGATGCCCAGTATTCGAGAATCCAAAGAGCTGCCCTACAGCGCCGACCGCATGTTTGCGCTGGTGGCGGATGTGAAAAGCTATCCGCAATTCCTGCCGTGGGTCGTGGCGACGCGGGTGCGATCCGACGACGGCACGGTGATGATCGCGGACATGATGGTCGGGTTCAAGGCGCTGCGTGAAAAGTTCACCTCGCGCGTGACGCGCAATGCGCCGCACGACATCAAGGTCGAATATATCGAGGGGCCGCTCAGCCACCTTGAAAACCTGTGGCATTTCGAGCCGACCGGCCCCGACAGCTGCCGCATCGATTTCAGCGTGGATTTCGCGTTCAAGAACCCGATTTTCGAGGCGCTTGCCGGCACATATCTCGACCGCGCGTTTCGCAAGATGGTGGGCGCGTTCGAAAAACGCGCCGAAGAACTTTACGGCAACAGCAGTTCGAGCGCGCACAGCGTCGCCTGATGCCGGACGTCGGCGCGGGTCCGGCAGTCGAAACGTTTCAGCTCCGCCGTCGGTTCGTCGTCCGCCTGTCCGCGGATGGCGCGGGCGAAGACCACCGTGCCAACCGGCTTCATCTCGCTCCCGCCTTCCGGCCCGGCGATGCCCGTTATAGACACCGCGACGTCGGCACGGGAGGCCGCCAGCGCACCCTGCGCCATGGACCAGGCGACGGCCACCGATACCGCGCCGAAGGTTTCGATAAGATCACTCGGCACCTGTAGCTGTTCCATCTTCGATTCGTTGGAATAGGTGATGAAGCCGCGTTCGAGCACCTTGCTCGACCCCGCAATTTCGGTGAGCGCGGCACCGACGAGCCCGCCGGTGCAACTTTCCGCAAGCGCGACGGTCCGGCCGATCCGGATGTTTTCCTCCACCACCCGGCGGGCAAGCTCGGTAATGTCGGAGGAAAGCATGCTATCCATCGTATCGTCCTTTCAGCAGCGCGTCACAAGAACGCTGGCCTGCGCCGCGATCCCTTCGCCGCGCCCGGTGAAGCCCAGCCGTTCGGTCGTCGTGGCCTTTACCGATATGGCGCCGATCTCCGCGCCCACAAGTTCCGCAAGCCTTGCGCGCATCGCATCGCGGTGCGGGCCGATCTTCGGTCGTTCGCAGATAATGGTCAGATCCGCATTCGCAAGGCGATAGCCGCATTCCCGCGCCAGCCCGACCGCGTGGGTCAGGAACAGGTGCGAGGCGGCACCGCGCCATTGCGGGTCGGAAGGGGGGAAATGCTGTCCGATGTCGCCCGCCGCCACCGCGCCCAGAATCGCATCGGTGAGCGCGTGCAGCGCCACGTCGGCGTCGCTGTGCCCCGACAACGCCCGATCGTGGCGCACATGCACACCGCACAGCCAAAGCCCGTCGCCAGGCACAAGTCTGTGCACGTCATAACCGTTCCCGATGCGGAAGGCGGGGATGGTTTCGGCGGTTCGTTCCATGTTCGCCTCCGGAAAATCTTCGCGCCAGGTCAGCTTGCGCAGCCGGGCGTCCCCATCGACGAGCGCGACGGCGTGCCCGGTTTTGGCCAGCACCTCCGCATCGTCGCCGGCAATCGCCTCCCCCGACCAGCTGCGGTGCGCGGCGAGGATTTCCGCGAAAGAAAAGGCCTGCGGCGTCTGCACCCGGCGCAGCGTTGCGCGGTCGAGCATGGCGCCGCGCATCTCGCCCTCGGCGCTGATCATGCTGTCCGCGACGGGCAACACCGGAATCGCCCCCGCCGCATTGTCGAGCGCACGCAGCAAGCGCGTCACGACTTCGCCAGGCAGGTCGGGCCGCGCGGCATCGTGGATGAGCACGCGCGACGGCGCCCGCTCGCACAGGCGTTCGAGACCGGCGCGCACCGATTCCTGCCGCGTGCGACCGCCGGCGGTGAAGAGCAGGCCTTCGCACGCACCGATCGCGGCGCGCGCGGTCGTTTCCTCGCCCGCCGGGACGACGACGACGATCGGATCGGCGCCAGCCTCCCGCATCCGCGTGACGGCGAGGCCGAGCATCGTGGTCCCGCCGATCGCCGCATATTGCTTCGCCACCGGAAGGCCCGCGCGCGTTCCGCTCCCGCCCGCGACGATGACGGCGGCAAATGTTCGCTGTTCTTCGCTGCGCATGGCAGGCGCGCTACAACCTTGCCGCGCTGGCGGCAATCGACTATGCGCCGTGCTTAAATAATAGGCACTTTTCATGACTCATCCACAGCCCCCCAAGCTCGCCCCTATTGCCATCGGTCCTGTCGCGATTGCCGAACCGGTGATCCTGGCGCCGATGACCGGCGTGACCGATCGTCCGTTTCGCACGCTCGTGCGGCGCTTCGGTTCGGGGCTGAACGTGACGGAGATGATCGCGAGCCCCGCGATGAT
Coding sequences within:
- the lipA gene encoding lipoyl synthase, which produces MDDIAANSDLSPQQLERRRKPDWIRVKAPTSKGYAETRKLMRDLKLNTVCEEAACPNIGECWTKKHATVMILGDVCTRACAFCNVKTGMPRMVDASEPQHTADAAAALGLEHIVITSVDRDDLPDGGAGQFVKVIEALRRTAPDTTIEILTPDFRGKMKAAIAAIVEAGPDVFNHNLETVPRLYPTIRPGARYYNSLRLLEEVKDRNPSIFTKSGIMLGLGEERLEVHQVMDDMRSADIDFLTMGQYLQPTPKHAKVVDFVKPQQFDALGAIARAKGFLQVASSPLTRSSYHAGDDFAEMRAAREAKLARAATTPAKIPGRKAR
- a CDS encoding type II toxin-antitoxin system RatA family toxin; this encodes MPSIRESKELPYSADRMFALVADVKSYPQFLPWVVATRVRSDDGTVMIADMMVGFKALREKFTSRVTRNAPHDIKVEYIEGPLSHLENLWHFEPTGPDSCRIDFSVDFAFKNPIFEALAGTYLDRAFRKMVGAFEKRAEELYGNSSSSAHSVA
- a CDS encoding bifunctional 2-C-methyl-D-erythritol 4-phosphate cytidylyltransferase/2-C-methyl-D-erythritol 2,4-cyclodiphosphate synthase, which encodes MRSEEQRTFAAVIVAGGSGTRAGLPVAKQYAAIGGTTMLGLAVTRMREAGADPIVVVVPAGEETTARAAIGACEGLLFTAGGRTRQESVRAGLERLCERAPSRVLIHDAARPDLPGEVVTRLLRALDNAAGAIPVLPVADSMISAEGEMRGAMLDRATLRRVQTPQAFSFAEILAAHRSWSGEAIAGDDAEVLAKTGHAVALVDGDARLRKLTWREDFPEANMERTAETIPAFRIGNGYDVHRLVPGDGLWLCGVHVRHDRALSGHSDADVALHALTDAILGAVAAGDIGQHFPPSDPQWRGAASHLFLTHAVGLARECGYRLANADLTIICERPKIGPHRDAMRARLAELVGAEIGAISVKATTTERLGFTGRGEGIAAQASVLVTRC
- the hisI gene encoding phosphoribosyl-AMP cyclohydrolase, giving the protein MPSIETTTRFEPRFNADGLITAVCVDAGDNAVLMVAHMNTEALRLTRETGFAHFWSRSRKSLWKKGETSGHTLRLVDLLVDCDQDCLVLRVDAAGPACHTNAQSCFYRRVTDDGLEPVAE
- a CDS encoding MFS transporter, with the translated sequence MQDRALGDGAAPAPRHPYQIRDYRLFWICRFSGVIATLSMVVVLGWQVYDIARSDYGMSRSVAAFQLGILGLVQFVPLFLLTPVAGLAADRFDRRRVAALSMGIDMLVAAGLGLATWFEILSLPLLFALAALHGVARIFLGPALNSLAPNIVPAAMIPRAIAMNSIAWQFASVLGPAAGGLLYAIFPTLPYIVSVGLLALGASLVLMIKPLRKPDVDRTVHPWRQVRDGLRFVWNDRFLLGAISLDLFAVLLGGVTALLPVFARDILRVGPEGLGWMRAAPAVGAGVVALWLSVKPMERNVGVKMLWAVGAYGLATAIFGFSRSLAFSLVLLVGLGAADMISVFVRSSLVQLNTPDAMRGRVSSISGLAISASNELGELQSGVAAALLGATGAVIFGGAGAVLVTLIWAMAFPELKNARTFAPAYRE
- a CDS encoding CinA family protein, producing the protein MDSMLSSDITELARRVVEENIRIGRTVALAESCTGGLVGAALTEIAGSSKVLERGFITYSNESKMEQLQVPSDLIETFGAVSVAVAWSMAQGALAASRADVAVSITGIAGPEGGSEMKPVGTVVFARAIRGQADDEPTAELKRFDCRTRADVRHQATLCALELLLP
- a CDS encoding carbonic anhydrase; this translates as MTESSSRSNAPSDALAHLNEGYRRFREKNWHPQHERWRTLSEGQSPKVMIIACSDSRVDPAQVFDVDPGEIFVVRNVAAMVPPFETTPGHHGVSAALEFAVQVLQVEEIVVMGHGMCGGCKAALSQSMHGAEPGKGGFIADWIQLLDDARDEVAARCGTEGRTAEREMELAGVRVSLANLRTFPCVQKREEELREGKPRLRLRGAFFAISDGILHWLDEESDEFKPSF
- the cysK gene encoding cysteine synthase A is translated as MKANSVLETIGNTPHIRLSRLFPDHEVWVKSERANPGGSIKDRIALAMVEAAEADGRLKPGGTIIEPTSGNTGVGLAMVAAVKGYKLVLVMPESMSIERRRLMLAYGASFDLTAKEGGMKGAIERARELVEQTEGAWMPQQFDNPANVDVHVRTTSQEILTDFADTPIDAMITGVGTGGHITGCAEALKKHWPNMKAYAVEPALSPVISGGQPGPHPLQGIGAGFIPNNLHTRAIDGAIQVDADTAKDMARQCASVEGLLVGLSSGATLAAIAKKLPEMDAGTRVLGFNYDTGERYLSVPDFLPTEA